The sequence below is a genomic window from Anaerolineales bacterium.
ACAAACAGCGTGGCGCTGCCGAGGGTGTACAGCCAGTTGACCTTCGGGATCTGACGCAGGAAGATGGCATCCCAGACCGAGCGCCATCCCAGGCGCTCGTCAAGCCAGTTGCCGATTTGGCTAGCCATGATCCACCCCTCCCAGGATGTAGATCTGGCCATCCTCGACCTTGGTTGGATAGCGATCCAGGGGGCGTGGGGGCGGACCGGAGACGACCGCACCCTGCTTGTCGAAGACGCCATTGTGACACGGGCAGAAGAATTCCTGCCGGCCATCGATCCAGCGCACGCGGCAGCCCAGATGGGTGCAGATGTTGGACATGGCGGTGTAGTCCCGACCATTCTCCGTCAGGGCGTAGACCGACAGCTCC
It includes:
- a CDS encoding ubiquinol-cytochrome c reductase iron-sulfur subunit, yielding MGDKQASGDSRRQFLKTATAAIGAVIAAGFGFPAVAYLIGPALKRDQTEAWIPLGPTSKVEPGTPTLFRVTVERQTGWITATEELSVYALTENGRDYTAMSNICTHLGCRVRWIDGRQEFFCPCHNGVFDKQGAVVSGPPPRPLDRYPTKVEDGQIYILGGVDHG